One window of the Peptacetobacter hiranonis genome contains the following:
- the lspA gene encoding signal peptidase II — MIYEVIIAILIGIDQAIKYGVLNVLKEKGSIPIIDGVFHLTYVENRGAAFGMLQNNQIIFVVIAGLATIIGLYWLHKNKEKINIIGKASIIMIVSGAIGNLIDRLRLGFVVDYFDFRIIWQYVFNFADVLVVCGTILLCFYIWKYSDLNE; from the coding sequence TTGATATATGAGGTAATAATAGCTATTTTGATAGGTATAGATCAGGCTATAAAGTACGGTGTTTTAAACGTGCTTAAAGAAAAAGGAAGTATACCTATTATAGATGGCGTGTTTCATCTAACTTATGTAGAAAATAGAGGAGCAGCATTTGGAATGCTTCAAAATAATCAAATTATTTTTGTTGTAATTGCTGGACTTGCTACTATTATTGGACTTTATTGGCTACATAAAAATAAGGAAAAAATAAACATAATTGGAAAAGCATCTATTATAATGATTGTTTCTGGGGCAATAGGTAATTTAATAGATAGACTTAGACTGGGATTTGTTGTGGATTATTTTGACTTTAGAATAATTTGGCAGTATGTTTTTAATTTTGCTGATGTACTTGTTGTATGTGGGACAATACTACTTTGTTTTTACATATGGAAGTATTCGGATCTAAATGAGTAA
- a CDS encoding RluA family pseudouridine synthase, whose protein sequence is MVDNICDDIREFLVEEDEDGDRLDVYLADQFVDMSRSYIQKIIKDKKVTVNGKVEKAKYLVKEEDKIVIEIPKPKVLEVVPQDIPIEIVYEDDDIIIVNKPQGMVVHPAPGNYEGTLVNAILYHCKGNLSSINGVIRPGIVHRIDKDTSGILMIAKNNNAHNCLAEQLKDHSITREYEFICHSVFKEDNVTVDRPIGRNPKDRLKMAIVPNGKRAVTHFEVIERFNGYTHVRARLETGRTHQIRVHAMSINHPLVGDPVYGPKNSKIKLNGQALHAKKLGFIHPTTKEYVEFDSELPDYFQKLLEKLRK, encoded by the coding sequence ATGGTAGATAATATATGTGATGATATTAGAGAATTTTTAGTAGAAGAAGACGAGGATGGAGATAGATTAGATGTTTATCTTGCGGATCAATTCGTCGATATGTCAAGAAGCTATATTCAGAAGATAATAAAAGATAAAAAGGTAACTGTAAACGGAAAAGTTGAGAAGGCTAAGTATCTTGTAAAAGAGGAAGATAAGATTGTAATAGAGATTCCAAAGCCTAAGGTTTTAGAGGTTGTGCCACAGGATATACCAATAGAGATTGTTTATGAGGATGACGATATTATAATAGTAAACAAACCTCAGGGAATGGTTGTTCATCCAGCACCTGGAAACTATGAGGGGACTTTGGTTAACGCTATTTTATACCATTGCAAAGGAAATCTTTCTTCTATAAATGGTGTTATAAGACCGGGGATAGTACATAGAATTGATAAAGACACTTCTGGGATACTTATGATAGCAAAAAACAACAATGCTCATAATTGTCTTGCTGAGCAGCTAAAGGATCACTCTATAACCAGAGAGTATGAATTTATCTGTCATAGTGTGTTTAAAGAAGACAATGTCACAGTTGATAGACCAATAGGTAGAAATCCTAAGGATAGACTAAAAATGGCTATTGTTCCAAATGGAAAAAGAGCTGTTACTCATTTTGAAGTGATTGAAAGATTTAATGGATATACTCATGTAAGAGCTAGGCTTGAAACAGGAAGAACTCATCAGATAAGAGTTCATGCAATGTCAATAAACCATCCTCTTGTGGGTGATCCGGTGTACGGACCTAAAAATTCAAAAATAAAATTAAATGGTCAGGCACTTCATGCTAAGAAATTAGGATTTATACATCCGACTACAAAAGAATATGTAGAATTTGATTCAGAGCTACCGGATTATTTCCAGAAGCTTTTAGAAAAATTGAGAAAATAA
- the pyrR gene encoding bifunctional pyr operon transcriptional regulator/uracil phosphoribosyltransferase PyrR — MIEKAQLMDEKAMARAITRISHEIIEKNKGIEDLVLLGVKTRGIPLAKRVQLKIEEIEGTLLPVGEIDISRYRDDISERRVEGAVYDDNTSFDIDKKTVVLIDDVLYTGRTVRAALDYIIDNGRPKAIQLAVLVDRGHRELPIRADYVGKNVPTSKNEFISVKLSEIDGEDSVTINE, encoded by the coding sequence ATGATAGAAAAGGCTCAGTTAATGGATGAAAAAGCTATGGCGAGGGCTATAACTAGAATAAGTCACGAAATAATAGAAAAGAATAAGGGGATAGAAGATCTTGTACTTCTTGGTGTTAAGACTAGAGGTATTCCTCTAGCTAAGAGAGTGCAGTTAAAAATAGAAGAAATAGAAGGTACATTATTACCAGTTGGGGAAATAGACATCAGCAGATATAGAGATGATATAAGTGAAAGAAGAGTAGAGGGCGCTGTGTACGACGATAACACTTCTTTTGACATAGACAAAAAAACTGTTGTACTTATAGATGATGTTCTTTATACAGGAAGAACTGTAAGAGCAGCGTTAGACTATATAATAGACAATGGTAGACCTAAAGCAATACAGCTTGCTGTACTTGTTGACAGAGGACACAGAGAACTACCAATAAGAGCTGATTACGTAGGAAAAAACGTACCGACATCAAAAAATGAATTTATATCTGTAAAACTATCAGAAATAGATGGGGAAGACTCAGTAACAATCAATGAATAA
- a CDS encoding IS91 family transposase: MNVLKKQKDEKIIKKILKNHFEEFKLKYWNKVRREMRDQIENTVIKALNCGNIEKGYIKHKCIDCGEEYIQGFTCKSKFCTKCGRKYSMEWAEKQVENILDVSHRHAVFTIPEELRVYFYRKRELLKDLQDATYKVLDSFHKKKTNGDYELGVIAVVHTFGGDLKWNPHIHALYTEGGIDRNNKWFKKLDFIPYTYMKKVWRKLVLDIIKNNFRDRKTRNLINKLYKKEFYVNAERRLTNIKQATQYIGRYLARPAIAEYRIINYDGKNVTYWYENKKPKGKREITVNVLEFIGKITQHIHPKGFRVARRYGLYSRVKNKLSIEILKLYNFMRHRNISKLIKKKNTVKKNFKDRLIESFGVNPYICKKCGKDMILWEIWHYKYGLIYNVLDKSNYKRIIYEEIIEKEISLNTTTQKELF; encoded by the coding sequence ATGAATGTATTGAAAAAACAAAAAGATGAAAAAATCATTAAGAAAATATTAAAAAATCACTTTGAAGAATTCAAACTAAAATATTGGAATAAAGTTAGAAGAGAAATGAGGGATCAGATAGAAAATACTGTAATAAAGGCTTTAAATTGTGGAAATATAGAAAAAGGATATATAAAACATAAATGTATAGACTGTGGAGAGGAGTATATTCAAGGGTTCACTTGTAAAAGTAAGTTTTGCACAAAGTGTGGAAGAAAATATTCTATGGAATGGGCAGAAAAACAGGTAGAAAATATTCTTGATGTTTCTCATAGACATGCAGTTTTCACAATTCCAGAGGAGTTAAGAGTCTATTTCTACAGAAAGCGAGAGCTTTTAAAAGATTTACAAGATGCTACATATAAGGTATTAGATAGTTTTCATAAAAAGAAAACAAATGGAGATTATGAATTAGGGGTAATTGCTGTAGTACACACTTTTGGTGGAGATTTAAAATGGAATCCTCACATACATGCCTTATACACCGAAGGTGGAATAGATAGAAATAATAAGTGGTTTAAAAAATTAGATTTCATACCGTATACATATATGAAAAAAGTATGGCGAAAGTTGGTACTAGATATAATAAAAAACAACTTTAGAGATAGAAAAACTAGAAATTTGATAAATAAGTTATATAAGAAAGAATTCTATGTAAATGCAGAAAGACGTTTAACTAATATAAAACAGGCAACTCAATATATAGGTAGATATTTGGCTAGACCAGCTATCGCTGAGTATAGAATAATTAATTACGATGGGAAAAATGTAACTTACTGGTATGAAAACAAAAAACCTAAGGGAAAAAGAGAAATAACTGTAAATGTATTAGAATTTATAGGTAAAATAACCCAACATATTCACCCGAAGGGTTTTAGAGTTGCAAGAAGATACGGTCTATATTCAAGAGTAAAAAATAAATTAAGCATAGAAATATTGAAATTATATAATTTTATGAGACACAGAAATATATCTAAGCTGATAAAAAAGAAGAATACAGTAAAGAAAAATTTTAAAGATAGATTGATAGAATCATTTGGAGTAAATCCTTATATTTGTAAAAAGTGTGGAAAAGACATGATTCTATGGGAAATATGGCATTATAAATATGGATTAATATATAATGTACTAGATAAATCAAATTATAAAAGAATAATCTACGAAGAAATTATAGAAAAAGAAATTTCTTTGAATACAACAACACAAAAAGAATTATTTTAA
- the rpmB gene encoding 50S ribosomal protein L28 — translation MSRVCSVCGKGKHSGNTVSHSNKHNKRTWSANLRTVRVVENGTPKRVKVCTRCLRSGKVERA, via the coding sequence ATGTCAAGAGTATGTAGCGTATGTGGTAAAGGTAAACATTCAGGAAACACAGTATCACACTCAAATAAACACAACAAAAGAACTTGGTCTGCAAACTTAAGAACTGTTAGAGTTGTAGAGAACGGAACTCCAAAAAGAGTTAAAGTTTGTACAAGATGCCTACGTTCTGGAAAAGTTGAAAGAGCTTAA
- a CDS encoding Asp23/Gls24 family envelope stress response protein, with amino-acid sequence MTAKITNEYGCIEIDKHVIAQVAYKAAMESYGLVGLASRTKGIVELLKGENATKGVKVEETEDNTVEIELFVIMQYGINISTVANNIIDKIKYTVEKLIGVKVTKIDINVQGIRVK; translated from the coding sequence ATGACCGCAAAAATAACAAATGAATACGGATGTATAGAAATAGATAAGCATGTAATAGCACAGGTTGCATATAAAGCAGCTATGGAAAGTTATGGGCTAGTTGGACTTGCATCAAGAACTAAAGGAATAGTTGAACTTTTAAAGGGTGAAAATGCGACAAAAGGTGTAAAAGTAGAAGAAACTGAAGATAATACTGTCGAAATAGAACTTTTCGTAATAATGCAGTATGGAATCAATATATCTACAGTTGCTAACAATATAATAGATAAGATAAAATACACAGTCGAAAAATTAATCGGAGTTAAAGTAACTAAAATAGATATAAATGTACAGGGTATAAGAGTAAAATAG
- a CDS encoding DAK2 domain-containing protein: protein MTEYIKAKAFREMFVSGANNLQNSKDLVDKLNVFPVPDGDTGTNMSLTISYAMKELEKVGEDDITKIAKALSKGSLMGARGNSGVILSQIIRGIGKSVEGKDKLSTVDLAKALKGGSDTAYKAVIKPVEGTILTVIRETAEYAVKLAKRENNIEKFLGKVVREANVSLENTPNLLKNLKDAGVVDSGGKGLTLILEGFYLAIVGKSVVPATAEKAELKNVSLSSADNTSTEDIKFGYCTEFILESDKIDDAGIRDIMLGYGDSLAVVGDEGVIKVHVHTNEPGNVLQEALKYGQLLTIKIENMRMQHENILEGVAENAEYEEPVEEKEFAFISTSMGEGLASIFKDFGVDHVIEGGQTMNPSTEDFMKAIDKIHAKNIFILPNNSNIIMAANQAKELSDKNIIVIPTKNIPQAVSALVGFNPEATAEENEANMIESLSYVKSGQVTFAVRDTVMNGIEIREGNIIGIAEKELIAAGDEVDEVTKELVEKLVDEDSAIITLFYGEDVTEEQAEELRGELEEKFEDIDVELYYGGQPLYYYLISVE, encoded by the coding sequence ATGACCGAATATATAAAAGCCAAAGCATTCAGAGAAATGTTTGTTTCGGGTGCTAATAATCTTCAGAATAGTAAAGATTTAGTAGATAAATTAAATGTATTCCCAGTTCCAGATGGAGATACTGGTACAAATATGTCGCTTACTATATCTTATGCAATGAAGGAATTAGAAAAAGTAGGAGAAGACGATATAACTAAAATAGCAAAGGCGTTATCTAAAGGATCTTTAATGGGTGCTAGAGGTAACTCAGGGGTTATATTATCACAGATAATCAGAGGTATAGGAAAATCTGTAGAAGGTAAGGATAAACTTTCAACTGTAGATTTAGCAAAAGCTTTAAAAGGTGGTTCTGATACTGCTTACAAAGCTGTTATAAAACCAGTAGAAGGTACTATACTAACAGTTATAAGAGAAACTGCTGAATATGCGGTTAAATTAGCTAAGAGAGAAAATAATATAGAAAAATTCTTAGGAAAAGTAGTTAGAGAAGCTAATGTATCATTAGAAAATACTCCTAACTTACTTAAAAACCTTAAAGACGCTGGAGTTGTAGACTCAGGTGGTAAAGGGTTAACACTTATATTAGAAGGATTCTATCTTGCAATAGTTGGAAAATCAGTAGTTCCAGCAACAGCAGAAAAAGCAGAACTTAAAAATGTATCTTTATCATCAGCAGATAATACATCTACTGAAGATATAAAATTCGGATACTGTACTGAATTTATATTAGAATCAGATAAAATAGATGATGCTGGAATAAGAGATATAATGCTAGGATATGGAGATAGTTTAGCAGTAGTTGGAGATGAAGGTGTTATAAAAGTACACGTTCATACTAATGAACCAGGGAACGTACTTCAGGAAGCATTAAAATACGGACAGTTATTAACAATAAAAATAGAAAATATGAGAATGCAGCATGAAAATATACTTGAAGGTGTTGCAGAAAATGCTGAATATGAAGAACCAGTAGAAGAAAAAGAATTTGCATTTATATCTACTTCTATGGGTGAAGGATTAGCTAGCATATTTAAAGATTTTGGTGTTGATCATGTAATCGAAGGTGGACAGACTATGAACCCAAGTACTGAAGATTTCATGAAAGCAATAGACAAAATACATGCTAAAAATATATTCATATTACCAAACAATAGCAATATAATAATGGCAGCTAATCAGGCTAAAGAACTTAGCGATAAAAATATAATAGTAATACCTACTAAAAATATTCCACAGGCTGTAAGTGCACTTGTTGGATTTAATCCAGAAGCTACAGCTGAAGAAAATGAAGCTAATATGATAGAATCATTAAGCTATGTAAAATCAGGACAGGTTACTTTCGCAGTTAGAGATACTGTAATGAATGGAATAGAAATAAGAGAAGGTAATATAATAGGTATTGCTGAAAAAGAACTGATTGCAGCTGGAGATGAAGTTGATGAAGTAACAAAAGAACTAGTAGAAAAATTAGTTGATGAAGACTCAGCTATAATAACATTATTCTACGGTGAAGATGTTACAGAAGAACAGGCTGAAGAGTTAAGAGGAGAATTAGAAGAAAAATTCGAGGACATAGATGTAGAGCTTTACTACGGTGGACAGCCTCTTTACTACTACCTAATATCAGTTGAATAA
- the recG gene encoding ATP-dependent DNA helicase RecG has translation MFGVINESIQYVKGIGPKKAEKLNKLGIYTIKDLLYYFPRQFEDRSVIKKIAQLEDEEKVTVKALITNIESYTPKKGMTITRIDVKDDTGFAKLTFFNREYIKNTFRVGDSILAFGKVKKNGRFVELNSCELEYLSTSPKNIGKLVPVYPLSYGITNKDIMNTVRMVFENKDIKIPEYMPEYLLKKYRLCGIDYAIKNIHFPKDKESLKVALYRLIFEELLVLQLGLFMYKGGNSNEKGILFKRDQRLDEVLESLPFSLTRAQNRALNEIIDDMCSEKVMNRLVQGDVGSGKTVVALLALAECVFNGYQGALMAPTEILAQQHYESFTETFEDIGINVELLTGSVTKKQKEGILHRARDGEIDILIGTHALIEDNVEFKNIGLVITDEQHRFGVRQRGKLSSKGTSPDILVMTATPIPRTLALILYGDLDISIIDELPPGRQPIETIAVEKKKRDKVYNSLVRREVDKGRQVYIVCPLVEESESLDITSATETAEEIKRDFFPDLRVGLLHGKMKPSEKDAIMTAFKNHELDILVSTTVIEVGVNVPNSTLMIIENAERFGLAQLHQLRGRVGRGKHQSYCVLIYGSNSEVCRKRMGIMEETNDGFKISEKDLEIRGPGEFFGTMQHGVPELKVANLFKHMKILKTVQQEARIIIGEDSTLDFKEYRGLKREIESKFKDKIEKDITMN, from the coding sequence TTGTTCGGAGTAATAAATGAGAGCATACAGTATGTCAAGGGAATTGGTCCTAAAAAAGCAGAAAAATTGAATAAACTTGGAATTTATACAATAAAGGACCTTCTTTATTATTTTCCAAGACAGTTTGAAGATAGAAGTGTAATCAAAAAAATTGCTCAGCTTGAAGATGAAGAAAAGGTGACAGTAAAAGCGCTGATAACAAATATAGAGAGCTATACACCCAAAAAGGGAATGACTATAACTAGAATAGATGTAAAGGACGATACAGGATTTGCAAAGCTTACATTTTTCAATAGAGAGTATATAAAAAATACTTTTAGAGTTGGAGATAGCATACTTGCTTTTGGGAAGGTTAAGAAGAATGGTAGGTTTGTAGAGCTTAATTCTTGTGAACTAGAGTATTTGTCTACATCTCCAAAGAATATAGGAAAACTAGTGCCAGTGTATCCACTTAGCTATGGTATTACAAATAAGGATATTATGAATACTGTAAGAATGGTGTTTGAAAATAAGGATATAAAAATACCAGAGTATATGCCAGAATACCTTTTGAAGAAGTACAGATTATGTGGTATAGATTATGCAATAAAGAATATTCATTTTCCGAAAGATAAAGAGTCTTTAAAAGTTGCGCTGTATAGATTAATTTTTGAAGAGTTATTAGTATTACAGCTTGGGCTATTTATGTACAAAGGTGGAAATAGCAATGAAAAAGGTATATTATTTAAACGTGATCAAAGATTAGATGAGGTGCTTGAGTCACTACCATTTAGCCTTACTAGAGCACAGAATAGAGCATTAAATGAGATAATAGACGATATGTGCTCAGAAAAAGTAATGAATAGACTTGTTCAAGGGGATGTCGGAAGTGGTAAGACAGTTGTTGCACTTCTTGCACTTGCTGAGTGTGTGTTCAATGGATATCAAGGAGCGCTTATGGCACCGACAGAGATACTTGCACAGCAGCATTACGAATCATTCACAGAAACATTTGAAGATATTGGAATAAATGTAGAACTATTAACAGGAAGTGTTACAAAAAAACAAAAGGAAGGTATATTACACAGGGCTAGAGATGGAGAGATAGATATTCTTATAGGAACTCACGCGCTTATTGAGGATAATGTCGAGTTTAAGAATATTGGACTTGTTATAACCGATGAGCAGCATCGTTTTGGAGTTAGACAGAGAGGAAAGTTATCTTCTAAGGGTACAAGTCCAGATATACTTGTTATGACAGCAACTCCTATCCCAAGAACTCTTGCGCTAATACTTTATGGAGATTTGGATATTTCTATAATAGATGAGCTTCCACCAGGAAGACAGCCTATAGAAACAATAGCTGTAGAAAAGAAAAAAAGAGATAAGGTATATAACTCACTTGTGCGAAGAGAGGTAGACAAAGGAAGACAGGTCTATATAGTATGTCCACTTGTAGAAGAAAGTGAAAGTCTTGATATAACTTCTGCAACTGAAACTGCAGAGGAGATAAAAAGAGATTTCTTCCCAGATTTAAGAGTTGGACTTCTTCATGGAAAGATGAAACCATCTGAAAAAGACGCTATTATGACAGCATTCAAAAACCACGAACTCGATATACTTGTTTCTACAACGGTTATAGAGGTTGGGGTAAATGTGCCAAACTCAACTCTTATGATTATAGAAAATGCAGAGAGATTTGGACTTGCTCAGTTGCATCAGCTTAGAGGACGTGTTGGTAGAGGGAAACATCAATCTTATTGTGTTTTAATCTATGGCTCAAATAGTGAAGTCTGTAGAAAAAGAATGGGAATAATGGAAGAAACCAACGATGGATTTAAAATTTCTGAGAAAGACTTAGAGATAAGAGGTCCTGGAGAATTCTTTGGAACTATGCAGCATGGTGTTCCAGAACTTAAAGTTGCAAATTTATTTAAGCATATGAAAATACTAAAGACTGTGCAGCAAGAGGCTAGAATTATAATTGGAGAAGATTCTACTTTAGATTTTAAAGAATATAGAGGATTGAAAAGAGAAATAGAATCTAAATTTAAAGATAAAATAGAAAAAGATATAACTATGAATTAA
- the rsmD gene encoding 16S rRNA (guanine(966)-N(2))-methyltransferase RsmD, with product MRVISGKARGLKLNPPKDQSVRPTTDRVKESLFNIINSYVMDANVLDLFAGSGSLGIECLSRGAEHCVFSDLSKESIKIIQSNIKKARVERESTVINKDYKNVISDMGIKKQEFDIIMLDPPYYEGLFVDCIERIDKNQILSEDGVIVVEHDKKDELPDEIGNIVKVKEKKYGITVLSFYKLSVEDSDE from the coding sequence GTGAGAGTTATTTCTGGAAAAGCAAGAGGGTTAAAACTTAATCCACCTAAGGATCAAAGTGTAAGACCTACTACAGATAGAGTAAAAGAATCACTTTTTAATATAATAAATTCATACGTGATGGATGCAAATGTTTTAGACCTTTTTGCAGGATCGGGTTCGCTTGGGATAGAGTGTCTATCTAGAGGGGCTGAACATTGCGTATTTTCAGATTTGAGTAAGGAAAGTATAAAGATAATTCAGTCTAATATAAAAAAAGCTAGAGTTGAGCGGGAAAGTACAGTAATAAATAAGGATTATAAAAATGTTATATCGGATATGGGTATTAAAAAACAAGAATTTGATATAATTATGTTAGATCCGCCATATTATGAAGGACTTTTTGTAGACTGTATAGAAAGAATAGATAAGAACCAGATACTTTCTGAGGATGGAGTGATTGTGGTAGAGCATGATAAAAAAGATGAGCTACCAGACGAGATAGGAAATATAGTCAAGGTAAAGGAAAAAAAATATGGAATAACAGTACTTAGTTTTTATAAGCTAAGTGTGGAGGATAGCGATGAATAA
- the coaD gene encoding pantetheine-phosphate adenylyltransferase, which translates to MNKCNVKKAIFAGSFDPITNGHLDIIRRASKLFGELQVGILINPNKKALFTLEERIRLIKECTADLDNVKVISFDGLLVKYCEQNGIDALVRGIRSAADVDYELQMAHMNRELDSSIETIFLPSNTKFSFISSSLIKEVLSFGADIQNLVPEQVLRELKIKMERKEI; encoded by the coding sequence ATGAATAAATGCAATGTGAAAAAAGCTATTTTTGCTGGTAGTTTTGACCCTATTACAAATGGTCATTTAGATATTATAAGAAGGGCATCCAAGCTTTTTGGAGAGCTTCAAGTAGGGATACTGATAAATCCAAACAAGAAAGCTTTATTTACTTTAGAGGAAAGAATACGGCTGATAAAAGAGTGTACAGCTGATTTAGACAATGTAAAAGTAATTTCATTCGATGGGTTACTTGTAAAATACTGTGAACAGAATGGAATTGATGCATTAGTTAGAGGGATAAGAAGTGCCGCCGATGTAGATTATGAATTACAGATGGCTCATATGAATAGGGAATTAGATTCTTCTATAGAAACAATTTTCCTTCCAAGTAATACAAAATTCTCATTTATAAGTTCATCTCTTATAAAAGAGGTGCTATCTTTTGGAGCAGATATACAGAACTTAGTACCAGAGCAGGTATTGAGAGAATTAAAAATTAAGATGGAAAGAAAGGAGATATAG
- a CDS encoding ATP synthase subunit B family protein, with the protein MPFNSHKCSIERQDALDIISDIKRALPRELEQAKSVAEESKDIMNRAIAEAQEMLDDAEKKAMEIIKDANEEAEEIRLDTEDAVNDYINSSKPVMEAEEKAQKIISNAKAVSEEIKIGTAEYADELLSEVEEHISSILDEIRKNREEFK; encoded by the coding sequence GTGCCATTTAATTCACATAAATGCAGCATAGAAAGACAGGATGCATTAGATATAATAAGCGATATAAAGAGAGCGCTTCCAAGAGAGTTAGAACAGGCGAAAAGTGTAGCTGAAGAAAGTAAAGACATAATGAATAGAGCAATAGCTGAGGCTCAGGAAATGTTAGACGATGCTGAAAAGAAAGCAATGGAAATAATCAAAGATGCTAATGAAGAAGCAGAAGAAATTCGCTTAGATACAGAAGACGCTGTAAATGATTATATAAATAGCAGCAAACCTGTTATGGAAGCAGAAGAAAAAGCACAGAAAATAATCAGCAATGCAAAAGCTGTTTCTGAAGAAATAAAAATTGGTACAGCAGAGTATGCAGACGAACTTTTATCTGAAGTTGAGGAACATATTTCGTCAATTTTGGATGAAATTAGAAAAAATCGCGAAGAATTTAAGTAA
- a CDS encoding coenzyme F420-0:L-glutamate ligase, translated as MERKVGTISRGVRAPIIREGDDLATIVVDSVLDAAKSENYEMRDKDVVAVTEAVLARAQGNYAKIDDIAEDVKAQLGGETIGVIFPILSRNRFAICLKGIARGAKKVVLMLSYPSDEVGNHLVDIELLDEKGVNPYSDVLTLEKYRELFGENKHTFTGVDYVEYYSSLIKEAGAEVEVIFANNPKVILDYTKNVLTCDIHTRKRTKRILKEAGAEVVIGLDDILTKSVNGSGFNENYGLLGTNKSTEETVKLFPRDCKDFVEEVQKQFKERTGKNVEVMVYGDGAFKDPVGKIWELADPVVSPAYTSGLEGTPNEVKLKYLADNDFADLKGDELKDAISDYIKNKDNDLVGEMVSQGTTPRRLTDLIGSLCDLTSGSGDKGTPIVHIQGYFDNFTN; from the coding sequence ATGGAGAGAAAAGTAGGAACAATTTCTAGAGGAGTAAGAGCTCCAATCATAAGAGAAGGAGACGATCTAGCAACAATAGTAGTAGATTCTGTATTAGATGCAGCTAAAAGCGAAAATTATGAAATGAGAGATAAAGACGTTGTAGCTGTTACAGAAGCCGTTTTAGCTAGAGCACAGGGTAACTATGCAAAAATAGATGATATAGCTGAAGATGTAAAAGCTCAGTTAGGTGGAGAAACAATAGGTGTTATATTCCCTATATTAAGTAGAAATAGATTCGCTATATGTTTAAAAGGTATAGCTAGAGGAGCTAAAAAAGTAGTTCTTATGCTAAGCTACCCATCTGATGAAGTTGGAAATCATTTAGTTGATATAGAACTTCTTGATGAAAAAGGTGTTAACCCATACTCAGATGTACTTACTCTTGAAAAATATAGAGAATTATTCGGAGAAAACAAACACACATTCACAGGTGTAGACTATGTTGAATACTATTCATCATTAATAAAAGAAGCTGGGGCAGAAGTAGAAGTTATATTCGCTAATAACCCAAAAGTTATATTAGACTACACTAAAAATGTTTTAACTTGTGATATACATACAAGAAAAAGAACTAAGAGAATATTAAAAGAAGCAGGAGCTGAAGTTGTAATAGGTCTTGATGACATATTAACTAAATCAGTAAACGGAAGTGGATTCAATGAAAACTACGGATTACTAGGAACAAATAAATCAACTGAAGAAACTGTAAAATTATTCCCAAGAGATTGTAAAGATTTCGTTGAAGAAGTTCAGAAACAGTTCAAAGAAAGAACTGGTAAAAACGTAGAAGTTATGGTATACGGAGATGGAGCTTTCAAAGATCCAGTAGGAAAAATATGGGAACTTGCTGACCCAGTAGTTTCTCCAGCTTATACTTCAGGTTTAGAAGGAACTCCAAACGAAGTTAAATTAAAATACTTAGCAGACAATGATTTCGCTGATTTAAAAGGTGATGAATTAAAAGACGCTATATCTGACTACATAAAAAATAAAGACAACGATCTAGTAGGAGAAATGGTATCTCAGGGTACTACTCCAAGAAGATTAACTGACCTTATAGGTTCATTATGTGACCTTACTTCAGGAAGTGGAGATAAAGGTACTCCAATAGTACACATACAGGGATACTTCGATAACTTCACAAACTAA